The following coding sequences lie in one bacterium genomic window:
- a CDS encoding ribonuclease E/G: MEDERGHAEENGPSAARRTIVVARDLGEVWLALLEDGRVVELTVRPVGQGRLLGAILKGRVSRVASGVHAAFVAIGQARDAFVPLDDDREPPREGDEVLLQVVREAQGAKGPRATFDVTLPGWALVLAPRRAQCGVSRKIVDQVERERLRALVEELAPEGFGLVARTAATGLGRDELRAERDELLARWNGIAARAAESRPPTLVHREDDPGVVFVRDHLAGGLEAIVVDGEAEEFARRLGERGEAARVAPHVGPLPAVEAYGLEQAARLALAAEAPLPGGGWLALQSTEALTAIDVNSGADTSAANLEETALRTNLEAAEEIPRQLRLRDVGGLVVVDFIDMDAAADRAKVNAAFAAALSRDRAKLRVLPLTDFHLAQITRERRRLPLEKILGEPCPCCRRGVVLRPEAAARDLLREARRRARPLPRARIVLEAPETVAAAGREILDLWGEASGFDRTRPVVWRVGERSVRVES; encoded by the coding sequence GTGGAAGACGAGCGCGGACACGCCGAAGAGAACGGGCCGAGCGCCGCGCGGCGCACGATCGTCGTCGCGCGCGACCTCGGCGAGGTCTGGCTGGCGCTGCTCGAGGACGGCCGGGTCGTCGAACTGACGGTCCGTCCCGTCGGGCAGGGACGGCTGCTCGGCGCGATCCTCAAGGGGCGCGTGAGCCGCGTCGCCTCCGGCGTGCACGCGGCGTTCGTCGCGATCGGCCAGGCGCGCGACGCGTTCGTTCCGCTCGACGACGACCGCGAGCCGCCGCGCGAAGGGGACGAGGTCCTGCTGCAGGTCGTGCGGGAGGCGCAGGGGGCGAAGGGACCGCGGGCGACGTTCGACGTGACCCTTCCCGGCTGGGCGCTCGTCCTCGCCCCGCGCCGCGCGCAGTGCGGCGTGAGCCGCAAGATCGTCGATCAAGTCGAGCGGGAGCGGCTGCGCGCGCTCGTCGAGGAACTGGCGCCGGAAGGGTTCGGCCTCGTCGCGCGCACCGCGGCGACCGGGCTCGGGCGGGACGAGCTGCGCGCCGAGCGGGACGAACTGCTGGCGCGCTGGAACGGGATCGCCGCGCGGGCGGCGGAGTCGCGCCCGCCGACGCTCGTCCACCGCGAGGACGATCCGGGCGTCGTCTTCGTGCGCGACCATCTGGCGGGCGGGCTCGAGGCGATCGTCGTCGACGGCGAGGCGGAGGAGTTCGCGCGCCGTCTCGGCGAGCGCGGCGAGGCGGCGCGCGTCGCGCCGCACGTCGGGCCGCTCCCGGCCGTCGAGGCGTACGGACTCGAGCAGGCGGCGCGCCTGGCGCTGGCCGCCGAGGCGCCGCTTCCCGGCGGCGGCTGGCTCGCGCTGCAGAGCACCGAGGCGCTGACGGCGATCGACGTCAACAGCGGCGCCGACACCTCCGCGGCGAACCTCGAGGAGACCGCGCTGCGCACGAACCTCGAGGCGGCGGAGGAGATCCCGCGGCAACTGCGGCTGCGCGACGTCGGCGGTCTGGTCGTCGTCGACTTCATCGACATGGACGCGGCGGCGGACCGCGCGAAGGTCAACGCGGCGTTCGCCGCGGCGCTTTCGCGCGACCGCGCGAAGCTGCGCGTCCTGCCGCTGACCGACTTCCACCTCGCGCAGATCACGCGCGAGCGGCGGCGCCTGCCGCTGGAGAAGATCCTCGGCGAGCCGTGCCCCTGCTGCCGCCGCGGCGTCGTGCTCCGTCCGGAGGCCGCGGCGCGCGACCTGCTGCGCGAGGCGCGCCGCCGCGCGAGGCCGCTGCCGCGCGCGCGGATCGTGCTCGAGGCGCCGGAGACGGTCGCCGCCGCGGGGCGCGAGATTCTGGACCTGTGGGGCGAGGCGAGCGGCTTCGACCGGACGCGGCCGGTCGTCTGGCGCGTCGGCGAGCGCTCCGTCCGCGTCGAGTCCTGA